A window of Solanum stenotomum isolate F172 chromosome 3, ASM1918654v1, whole genome shotgun sequence contains these coding sequences:
- the LOC125858884 gene encoding uncharacterized protein LOC125858884: MGELTTDRGLNQQLGLSRTCDTRWGSHYKSFNNFIVMFGSIFEVLESLALDARSMDERAKAMGHLEACQTFEIAFMLHLMRDVLAITNELNKCLQKKEQDIANVMLLVEVAKRRSRRKLSNYAILHHYRVEVFCNIIDWQIQELNDRFDEVTTDLLHGIACLNPINSFSSFDIRKVMRMVELYPDDFDESNLSILENQLASYMVDERFSDLNGLCDLSKRLVQTKKHSNYPLVFRLVKLALLLPVATASVERAFSAMKFIKNDLRSQMSDDFFSGYLEPKRILKELKNL, translated from the exons ATGGGTGAACTTACAACCGATAGGGGCTTGAATCAACAACTTGGTCTTTCAAGAACTTGTGATACTCGTTGGGGATCTCATTATAAATCCTTTAACAATTTTATTGTTATGTTTGGCTCTAtttttgaggttcttgaatcaCTTGCTCTTGATGCAAGGAGTATGGATGAAAGAGCCAAGGCAATGGGACATCTTGAAGCTTGTCAAACATTTGAGATTGCGTTTATGTTGCATTTGATGAGAGATGTCTTAGCAATCACAAATGAGCTTAATAAATGCTTACAAAAAAAAGAGCAAGATATTGCAAATGTCATGCTACTTGTTGAAGTAGCAAAGAGAAG ATCACGGCGGAAACTTTCCAACTATGCAATCTTACATCATTATCGTGTTGAAGTGTTTTGCAATATCATTGATTGGCAAATTCAAGAACTTAATGATCGTTTTGATGAGGTGACTACCGATTTGCTCCATGGAATTGCTTGCTTGAATCCAAttaactcattttcaagtttTGACATAAGAAAAGTAATGAGAATGGTTGAATTATATCCAGATGACTTTGATGAATCcaatttgagtattcttgagaatCAACTTGCAAGTTACATGGTTGATGAAAGGTTCTCCGATCTAAATGGGCTTTGTGATCTTTCCAAAAGATTAGTTCAGACAAAGAAACATTCAAATTATCCTCTTGTATTTCGCTTAGTGAAACTTGCTCTACTTTTACCAGTTGCCACTGCCTCCGTTGAAAGAGCTTTTTCCGCAATGAAGTTTATCAAGAATGACTTGCGGAGTCAAATGAGTGATGATTTTTTTAGTGGTTATTTG GAGCCGAAGAGAATTCTAAAGGAATTGAAGAACTTATAG